A stretch of the Streptomyces sp. NBC_00078 genome encodes the following:
- a CDS encoding ATP-binding cassette domain-containing protein, translated as MTRFDKNSSDGGIAVTVRGMVKHYGETKALDGVDLDVREGTVMGVLGPNGAGKTTLVRILSTLLQPTAGQATVAGYDVLRQPRQLRRVIGLTGQYASVDEKLPGWENLYMIGRLLDLPRKQARTRADELLERFSLTDAAKRPASTYSGGMRRRLDLAASLIGRPEVLFLDEPTTGLDPRTRNEVWDEVKTMVGEGVTVVLTTQYMEEAEQLASELTVVDHGKVIAGGAIDELKARVGGRTLRVKPADPLHLRPLAGALDELGITGLATTTVDTEGGTVLVPVLSDEQLTAVVSVVMARGITISSITTELPSLDEVFLSLTGHRASAPQDAVPTETREEVAA; from the coding sequence ATGACGCGATTCGACAAGAACTCCAGTGACGGCGGTATCGCCGTGACCGTACGGGGGATGGTCAAGCACTACGGCGAGACCAAGGCGCTGGACGGCGTCGACCTGGACGTGCGCGAGGGCACCGTGATGGGTGTGCTCGGGCCGAACGGGGCCGGTAAGACCACCCTCGTACGGATTCTGTCCACTCTCCTGCAGCCGACCGCCGGGCAGGCGACCGTCGCCGGATACGACGTGCTGCGGCAGCCGCGGCAGCTGCGCCGGGTGATAGGACTCACCGGGCAGTACGCCTCGGTCGACGAGAAGCTGCCCGGCTGGGAGAACCTCTACATGATCGGGCGGCTGCTCGACCTGCCCCGCAAGCAGGCCCGCACGCGGGCCGACGAACTGCTGGAGCGGTTCTCGCTGACGGACGCCGCCAAGCGCCCCGCGAGCACCTACTCCGGCGGTATGCGGCGGCGGCTCGACCTCGCCGCCTCCCTGATCGGGCGGCCCGAGGTGCTGTTCCTCGACGAGCCGACCACCGGACTCGACCCCCGTACCCGCAACGAGGTGTGGGACGAGGTCAAGACGATGGTCGGCGAGGGCGTGACCGTCGTGCTGACCACCCAGTACATGGAGGAGGCCGAGCAGCTCGCCTCCGAGCTGACGGTCGTCGACCACGGCAAGGTCATCGCGGGCGGTGCCATCGACGAGCTGAAGGCCAGGGTCGGCGGACGGACGCTGCGGGTGAAGCCCGCCGATCCGCTGCACCTGCGCCCCCTCGCCGGAGCCCTCGACGAGCTCGGCATCACCGGGCTCGCCACGACCACCGTCGACACCGAGGGCGGCACCGTGCTCGTCCCGGTCCTCAGCGACGAGCAGCTGACCGCCGTGGTCAGCGTGGTCATGGCACGCGGCATCACCATCAGCTCCATCACCACCGAACTGCCCAGCCTGGACGAGGTGTTCCTGTCCCTCACCGGCCACCGCGCCAGTGCCCCGCAGGACGCCGTACCCACCGAGACCCGCGAGGAGGTCGCCGCATGA
- a CDS encoding ABC transporter permease, which yields MSAATATATAPAAVADARIPLRGQLRHTGALIRRNLLWIKQDPESMFDALLMPVIFTLLFVFVFGGSIGQALGGGQHGYVQYVIPGMIAMMSMSLSQGVGTGFSQDFNSGVMDRFRSLPIGRGSVLFAKIAVELARMLFATTVLMIVAVLVGFDINHWGGLFAAVGLASVFASSIMWVFLTLGVTLKNAQSVQAMGFLVLFPLQFGSSIFAPTNSMPGWLQAFTDYNPLSTLADAARGLMVGGPVAHDLWVTLGWSVAITAVAGPYAIHKFRTKS from the coding sequence ATGAGCGCCGCAACCGCCACCGCCACCGCTCCGGCCGCCGTCGCCGACGCCCGTATCCCGCTGCGGGGCCAACTGCGTCACACCGGCGCCCTGATCCGCCGCAACCTGCTGTGGATCAAGCAGGACCCCGAGTCGATGTTCGACGCCCTGCTGATGCCGGTCATCTTCACCCTGCTGTTCGTGTTCGTCTTCGGCGGTTCGATCGGGCAGGCCCTGGGCGGCGGTCAGCACGGGTACGTGCAATACGTCATCCCGGGCATGATCGCGATGATGAGCATGTCGCTGTCACAGGGCGTCGGCACAGGGTTCAGCCAGGACTTCAACTCCGGTGTCATGGACCGCTTCCGGTCGCTGCCGATCGGCCGCGGCTCGGTGCTGTTCGCGAAGATCGCGGTCGAGTTGGCGCGGATGCTGTTCGCGACCACCGTGCTGATGATCGTCGCCGTCCTGGTCGGGTTCGACATCAACCACTGGGGCGGTCTGTTCGCGGCCGTCGGCCTGGCCTCCGTGTTCGCCTCCTCGATCATGTGGGTGTTCCTCACCCTGGGCGTGACCCTGAAGAACGCGCAGTCCGTGCAGGCGATGGGCTTCCTGGTCCTCTTCCCGCTGCAGTTCGGCTCGTCGATCTTCGCGCCGACGAACTCGATGCCGGGCTGGCTGCAGGCCTTCACCGACTACAACCCGCTGTCCACGCTCGCGGACGCGGCCCGCGGGCTGATGGTGGGCGGCCCGGTCGCGCACGACCTGTGGGTGACGCTGGGCTGGTCGGTGGCGATCACCGCGGTGGCGGGGCCCTACGCGATCCACAAGTTCCGTACCAAGAGCTGA
- a CDS encoding BTAD domain-containing putative transcriptional regulator → MDPVRYRILGTAQALRPDGTPVQVGGARLRALLTVLALRAGRTVPAGVLVDEVWGGDPPADAPGALQALVGRLRRALGADAVASAEGGYRLTARPDDVDLHRFERLTGEGTRALADGDPAKAAVVLDDALGLWRGPALTDLPDRTAEAARWDTRRLDALRARHTAALALGHAEQSLPELTALCDTHPLDEPLQVLRLRALRDAGRTAEALDAYDDVRRLLADRLGSDPGPELAALHGELLAGGSPRAAAGGPAVAPPAGPGAPLPGNLRARLTSFVGREADIDAIRGDLASARLVTLLGPGGAGKTRLSQETAETVRDAARDGVWLAELAPLDDPDAVPEAVLTAVGARETVLYGAGAEAMRAAGSDRNDDPLERLAEHCGRRRMLIVLDNCEHVVDAAARLVEQLLERCPELTVLATSREPLGVPGEVLRPVEPLPEPVALRLLADRGAAARPGFRIDEDPDACAEICLRLDGLPLAIELAAARLRMLTPRQIADRLDDRFRLLTSGSRTVLPRQQTLRAVVDWSWELLDEAERDVLRRLSVFAGGCELAAAEAVCGSGALEALGSLVDKSLVVAAPSGSGEMRYRLLETVGEYAAERLDEAGQRAGAERAHLTYYRELARTTDPLLRGPGQLAAIGLLEREYENLRTALRHAVSERDEQEGLCLVLSLAWYWQIRDVRIEARNWCVEVMALGPDPFTAPVRRAAPVWQRCTDVPPPLTGELLAEARRGLHLAHLACMDTELEAWDSPRAKEKLRLITEVYEPGAPQICRTPGMVWFYAVMLTGGVSRLPAILDASVHTCRTTPGMEWELAATLQMRANVLANRSDWAGDAARDADESLEIYQRIGDLWGAAEALSARGEARERIGEYRRAADDYESAIEYAERLGANAQMAVLGARLGAALMEAGEAEEGERILREVIEMPFGPGNEAMPAARMFLAGRLAMTDRLTEAREQLRLLRGEFSSSHFVVFDAFILGSEAWVEAVDGNHDASLDKARQALRRAGDPVSEAIAPHMRPLYLALSAIGLAVSDGGSRARDAARCIGAARAALPSSHVPTSLERAVYERAERQVRAVLGDQAYEAAHAEGGGLSPEEATALV, encoded by the coding sequence ATGGATCCCGTGCGCTATCGCATCCTCGGCACCGCTCAGGCTCTCCGCCCCGACGGCACCCCCGTCCAGGTCGGCGGGGCACGGCTGCGTGCTCTGCTGACCGTGCTCGCGCTACGGGCCGGTCGCACGGTCCCCGCCGGCGTCCTGGTCGACGAGGTGTGGGGCGGCGATCCGCCCGCCGACGCGCCGGGCGCGCTGCAGGCGCTGGTCGGCCGGCTGCGCCGGGCGCTCGGCGCGGACGCCGTGGCCTCCGCCGAGGGCGGTTACCGGCTCACGGCCCGGCCCGACGACGTGGACCTGCACCGTTTCGAGCGGCTGACCGGCGAGGGCACGCGCGCGCTGGCCGACGGCGACCCCGCCAAGGCGGCCGTCGTCCTCGACGACGCCCTCGGCCTGTGGCGCGGTCCCGCCCTCACCGACCTCCCCGACCGCACCGCCGAGGCGGCCCGTTGGGACACCCGTCGCCTGGACGCCCTGCGCGCCCGCCACACCGCCGCGCTCGCCCTGGGCCACGCCGAGCAGTCCCTGCCCGAACTGACCGCCCTCTGCGACACCCACCCCCTCGACGAACCCCTCCAGGTGCTGCGCCTGCGCGCCCTGCGCGACGCGGGCCGCACGGCGGAGGCGCTGGACGCGTACGACGACGTACGGCGGCTGCTGGCGGACCGGCTGGGCTCCGATCCCGGTCCCGAACTGGCCGCGCTGCACGGGGAGTTGCTGGCCGGAGGCAGCCCCAGGGCCGCAGCCGGTGGGCCGGCCGTCGCCCCGCCCGCCGGCCCCGGTGCCCCGCTGCCCGGTAACCTCCGCGCCCGGCTGACCTCCTTCGTCGGCCGGGAGGCCGACATCGATGCCATTCGGGGTGATCTCGCGTCGGCCCGACTCGTCACGCTGCTCGGGCCGGGCGGGGCCGGGAAGACACGGTTGTCGCAGGAGACCGCCGAGACCGTGCGGGACGCGGCCCGGGACGGGGTGTGGCTGGCCGAGCTCGCACCCCTGGACGACCCGGACGCCGTACCGGAGGCCGTGCTCACCGCGGTGGGAGCCCGCGAGACCGTGCTGTACGGCGCCGGAGCGGAAGCCATGCGGGCGGCCGGGAGCGACCGCAACGACGATCCGCTGGAGCGGCTCGCCGAGCACTGCGGCAGGCGGCGCATGCTGATCGTCCTCGACAACTGCGAGCACGTCGTCGACGCGGCCGCCCGGCTGGTGGAGCAGCTCCTGGAGCGCTGCCCGGAGCTGACGGTGCTCGCCACGAGCCGTGAACCCCTCGGCGTACCGGGGGAGGTGCTGCGGCCGGTGGAACCACTGCCGGAGCCGGTGGCCCTGCGGCTGCTCGCCGACCGGGGCGCCGCCGCCAGGCCCGGGTTCCGCATCGACGAGGATCCCGACGCGTGCGCCGAAATCTGCCTGCGGCTCGACGGACTGCCCCTGGCCATCGAGCTCGCCGCCGCCCGGCTCCGTATGCTGACGCCCCGCCAGATCGCCGACCGGCTCGACGACCGCTTCCGGCTGCTCACCTCCGGCAGCCGCACCGTCCTGCCCCGCCAGCAGACCCTGCGCGCGGTCGTCGACTGGTCCTGGGAGCTGCTCGACGAGGCCGAACGGGACGTGCTGCGCCGCCTGTCGGTGTTCGCCGGCGGCTGCGAACTCGCCGCCGCCGAGGCCGTGTGCGGGTCCGGAGCGCTGGAAGCCCTCGGATCGCTCGTCGACAAGTCCCTGGTCGTGGCCGCTCCCTCGGGCAGTGGAGAGATGCGCTACCGGCTGCTCGAAACCGTCGGCGAGTACGCCGCCGAGCGGCTCGACGAGGCCGGGCAGCGGGCCGGGGCCGAGCGCGCCCACCTGACGTACTACCGCGAACTCGCCCGCACCACCGACCCGTTGCTCCGCGGCCCCGGCCAACTCGCCGCCATCGGACTGCTGGAGCGCGAGTACGAGAACCTCCGCACCGCCCTGCGCCATGCCGTCAGCGAGCGCGACGAACAGGAAGGCCTCTGTCTCGTCCTGTCGCTGGCCTGGTACTGGCAGATTCGCGACGTGCGGATCGAGGCGCGCAACTGGTGTGTGGAGGTCATGGCCCTCGGCCCCGACCCCTTCACCGCCCCCGTCCGGCGAGCCGCCCCGGTCTGGCAGCGCTGCACCGACGTCCCGCCCCCGCTGACCGGCGAACTCCTCGCCGAGGCCCGGCGCGGTCTTCATCTCGCCCATCTGGCCTGCATGGACACCGAGTTGGAGGCCTGGGACTCCCCGCGGGCGAAGGAGAAGCTGCGCCTGATCACCGAGGTGTACGAACCCGGCGCCCCGCAGATCTGCCGCACCCCCGGCATGGTCTGGTTCTACGCGGTGATGCTGACCGGCGGTGTGTCGCGGCTGCCCGCCATCCTCGACGCCTCCGTCCACACCTGCCGCACCACCCCCGGCATGGAGTGGGAGCTCGCCGCCACGCTCCAGATGCGCGCCAACGTCCTGGCCAACCGCAGCGACTGGGCGGGCGACGCGGCCCGCGACGCCGACGAGTCACTGGAGATCTACCAGCGCATCGGCGACCTGTGGGGCGCGGCCGAAGCGCTCTCGGCGCGGGGCGAGGCCCGTGAACGGATCGGCGAGTACCGGCGCGCCGCCGACGACTACGAGTCGGCGATCGAGTATGCCGAACGGCTCGGTGCCAATGCCCAGATGGCGGTGCTGGGTGCCCGGCTCGGCGCCGCGCTCATGGAGGCGGGCGAGGCCGAGGAGGGCGAGCGGATCCTGCGCGAGGTGATCGAGATGCCGTTCGGCCCGGGCAACGAGGCCATGCCCGCCGCCCGGATGTTCCTCGCGGGGCGGCTCGCCATGACCGACCGGCTCACCGAGGCGCGCGAGCAACTGCGACTGCTGCGTGGGGAGTTCAGTAGTTCCCACTTCGTCGTCTTCGACGCTTTCATACTCGGCTCGGAGGCCTGGGTGGAGGCGGTCGACGGCAATCACGATGCCTCCCTTGACAAGGCCAGGCAGGCCCTGCGGCGGGCCGGCGATCCGGTGTCCGAGGCCATCGCCCCGCATATGCGGCCCCTGTACCTGGCCCTCTCCGCGATCGGCCTGGCCGTTTCGGACGGCGGCAGCCGGGCCCGCGACGCCGCCCGCTGCATCGGGGCGGCCCGGGCGGCACTGCCGTCGAGCCATGTCCCGACATCCCTGGAACGCGCGGTGTACGAGCGCGCGGAGCGGCAGGTGCGGGCCGTGCTCGGCGACCAGGCGTACGAGGCCGCGCACGCCGAGGGCGGCGGCCTCTCTCCCGAGGAGGCCACCGCCCTGGTGTGA
- the panB gene encoding 3-methyl-2-oxobutanoate hydroxymethyltransferase: protein MTQLSAAQTVQNRPSDGSKALYGGKGTRRITVRDIALAKERGEKWPMLTAYDAMTASVFDEAGIPVLLVGDSAGNCHLGYETTVPVTLDEMTMLSAAVVRGTQRALIVGDLPFGSYQEGPVQALRSATRLVKEAGVGAVKLEGGERSHEQIRLLVESGIPVMAHIGLTPQSVNAMGYRVQGRGEEAAQQLLRDAKAVQDAGAFAVVLELVPAELAAEVTRVLHIPTVGIGAGPETDAQVLVWTDMLGLTPGRVPKFVKKYAALREVMGDAVKEFAQDVVGGTFPSEENSVH, encoded by the coding sequence ATGACGCAGCTCTCGGCTGCCCAGACTGTCCAGAACAGGCCCTCCGACGGCAGCAAGGCGCTGTACGGGGGGAAGGGCACACGCCGTATCACCGTTCGCGACATCGCCCTCGCCAAGGAACGCGGCGAGAAGTGGCCCATGCTCACCGCCTACGACGCGATGACCGCGTCCGTCTTCGACGAGGCCGGCATCCCGGTGCTCCTCGTCGGCGACTCGGCGGGCAACTGCCACCTCGGGTACGAGACGACCGTGCCGGTCACCCTCGACGAGATGACCATGCTGTCGGCTGCCGTGGTACGCGGCACCCAGCGCGCCCTGATCGTCGGCGACCTCCCCTTCGGCTCCTACCAGGAGGGCCCGGTGCAGGCGCTGCGCTCGGCGACCCGGCTGGTCAAGGAGGCCGGCGTCGGGGCGGTCAAGCTGGAGGGCGGCGAGCGCTCGCACGAACAGATCCGCCTCCTGGTGGAGTCCGGCATCCCGGTCATGGCCCACATCGGCCTCACCCCGCAGTCCGTCAACGCCATGGGCTACCGCGTGCAGGGGCGCGGCGAGGAGGCGGCCCAGCAGCTGCTGCGGGACGCGAAGGCCGTGCAGGACGCGGGCGCGTTCGCGGTGGTCCTGGAGCTGGTTCCGGCGGAGCTGGCGGCCGAGGTGACGCGGGTGCTGCACATTCCCACGGTCGGGATCGGCGCCGGTCCCGAGACTGACGCACAGGTGCTGGTCTGGACGGACATGCTGGGCCTGACCCCGGGCCGGGTCCCGAAGTTCGTCAAGAAGTACGCGGCCCTGCGCGAGGTCATGGGCGACGCGGTCAAGGAGTTCGCCCAGGACGTGGTCGGCGGGACGTTCCCGTCGGAGGAGAACTCCGTCCACTAG